One Owenweeksia hongkongensis DSM 17368 genomic region harbors:
- a CDS encoding AMP-binding protein — MKSIGVERILREFKDQNNFMEVQTSGSTGVPKIIKIEKSHMRASAQMTLDFLGLQKGNKALLCMSPAHIGGIMMMVRAELGDLNLTIVEPSAKPLENLVGNFDFVAMVPYQVAASIDDLHRIKKLIIGGGPISSDLEDQLRNLPNEIYHTYGMTETISHIAMRRVNGSDNETFKTLPGIEIHFDERGCLVINAPALGVKDLATNDLVELKNADTFVWLGRHDNVVNSAGVKLHPESIERKIGDIGYPYFLTGIQDTKFGESLVMVVESDESMEFETFKNHFQALGKYEIPKQIFTVPKFVITESGKLNRKETLNRMAQ; from the coding sequence ATGAAGTCAATAGGCGTAGAGCGGATTTTAAGAGAGTTTAAAGACCAAAATAATTTTATGGAAGTGCAAACTTCCGGCTCTACAGGTGTGCCTAAAATCATAAAAATAGAGAAGAGCCACATGCGGGCTTCCGCCCAAATGACTTTGGATTTTTTAGGATTGCAAAAAGGTAACAAAGCCTTGCTCTGTATGTCTCCAGCTCATATAGGGGGAATCATGATGATGGTACGCGCGGAGCTTGGTGATTTGAATCTTACCATAGTAGAGCCATCAGCGAAACCATTGGAAAATCTTGTGGGTAATTTTGATTTTGTTGCTATGGTACCTTATCAAGTAGCAGCTTCTATTGACGATTTACATCGAATAAAAAAACTCATTATTGGTGGAGGGCCAATAAGTTCAGACTTAGAAGACCAGCTGAGAAATTTACCGAACGAGATTTACCATACGTATGGAATGACGGAAACCATTTCTCACATTGCCATGCGAAGGGTGAACGGTAGCGATAATGAGACTTTTAAAACTCTTCCGGGAATTGAAATTCACTTTGATGAGCGCGGTTGTTTGGTGATAAATGCTCCGGCACTTGGTGTGAAAGATTTGGCAACTAATGACCTGGTAGAATTAAAAAACGCTGACACTTTTGTTTGGCTTGGCCGCCACGATAATGTGGTAAACTCAGCAGGAGTGAAGCTGCACCCTGAGAGTATCGAAAGGAAAATTGGGGACATCGGTTACCCTTACTTTTTGACGGGAATCCAGGATACCAAATTTGGCGAAAGCCTGGTAATGGTGGTAGAAAGTGATGAGTCAATGGAATTTGAAACATTCAAAAACCACTTTCAAGCTTTAGGAAAATATGAAATTCCAAAGCAAATCTTTACCGTGCCTAAATTTGTAATTACCGAAAGTGGAAAGCTGAATCGCAAAGAAACTTTGAACCGTATGGCTCAATAG
- a CDS encoding DUF3667 domain-containing protein yields MSQELATTQSCKNCTTEYAGVFCPACGQKLITERFTIKEGISNVMGVVFNFDRGLWPTIYGLLVCPGEVLREYTSGITVKYFHPFRFLFLMLTISVLLMAALGINDYLQGEYATKISGHPLSDPVKEMMTIINSYNHLMIASSMPVLALASWLFFKSKDYNYAEHLIIVSYAFGVTVFLGLLIMPIYFINKEAYAWLSSSSLLITIIYFTYVYLSLFKGGRVAVFFKSLGVYLLYAVFFGILSFSIVAAYIAYKTSTDPEFKEKFRNEKKAE; encoded by the coding sequence ATGTCTCAAGAACTTGCTACCACCCAATCCTGTAAAAATTGTACTACTGAATACGCTGGTGTGTTTTGTCCGGCATGCGGGCAAAAGTTAATTACCGAGCGTTTTACAATAAAGGAAGGAATTTCGAATGTAATGGGGGTGGTTTTTAATTTTGACAGAGGACTTTGGCCAACTATATATGGCTTGTTGGTGTGTCCTGGCGAGGTGCTTAGAGAGTACACTTCAGGTATTACAGTTAAATATTTTCATCCGTTTCGTTTTCTCTTTTTGATGCTCACTATATCAGTATTGTTGATGGCTGCTCTAGGCATCAATGATTACCTGCAAGGTGAATATGCCACCAAAATATCTGGCCATCCTCTTTCTGATCCCGTGAAAGAAATGATGACTATTATTAATAGTTATAATCACTTGATGATTGCTTCAAGTATGCCTGTATTGGCTTTAGCATCATGGTTGTTTTTCAAAAGTAAGGACTATAACTATGCTGAGCATCTTATTATAGTTAGCTATGCATTTGGGGTAACCGTGTTTTTAGGGTTACTTATAATGCCAATTTACTTTATCAATAAAGAAGCTTATGCATGGCTTAGTTCTTCGAGTCTTTTAATTACCATAATCTACTTCACCTACGTATACCTCTCTTTATTTAAGGGAGGGCGTGTTGCGGTATTTTTTAAGTCCCTTGGTGTTTATCTACTTTATGCAGTTTTCTTCGGAATATTATCCTTTAGTATTGTAGCCGCCTATATTGCTTATAAAACGTCCACAGACCCTGAATTCAAGGAAAAGTTTAGGAATGAAAAGAAAGCCGAGTAG
- a CDS encoding 1-acyl-sn-glycerol-3-phosphate acyltransferase, with protein MRRKIWYFYMWFYLKITAQFFYRKFTVVGKENVPRKRAVIFVPNHVNTFMDAVIVATAQTRMSHHMARADVFKNPKLIWLMATVNLRPIYRIRDGKDAVGKNEQVFTQLQDFMKQGECVTIHPEGTHSLDFRLRNFKKGFTRLAFGYLDRFPDKEIDIVPVGINYDNPTEFGSKVSIHYGKPIDVRPYYKMADQNKAAQELTKDSHQALLPLVTNIDDEENYDEILKKLIATGADLSNPEECNPIIQEIENGENPKLIRKIKGPGIINKIIFPFALINNWAAVLIWKKIKPTFKDPAWHGPIKYALGLTVAPLMYILQTILVTLFAGWIWGLIYLFLSMVTVHSLRIGQSATRLSFHS; from the coding sequence ATGAGGAGAAAGATTTGGTATTTCTATATGTGGTTTTATTTAAAAATCACAGCTCAATTTTTTTATCGAAAATTTACGGTAGTTGGAAAGGAAAATGTTCCGCGTAAGCGGGCTGTTATTTTTGTTCCAAATCATGTAAACACCTTTATGGATGCAGTGATTGTGGCTACCGCACAAACAAGAATGTCACATCACATGGCGCGGGCTGATGTCTTTAAAAACCCGAAGCTCATTTGGCTAATGGCCACGGTAAACCTCCGTCCGATTTACCGTATTAGGGATGGAAAAGATGCCGTTGGGAAAAATGAGCAGGTATTTACCCAGTTACAAGATTTCATGAAACAGGGCGAGTGTGTAACCATCCATCCCGAAGGAACACACAGCCTCGATTTTAGACTTCGTAATTTTAAAAAAGGGTTTACACGTTTGGCTTTTGGCTACCTCGACCGCTTCCCTGATAAAGAAATAGATATTGTACCAGTGGGGATTAACTATGATAACCCAACAGAGTTTGGTAGCAAAGTTAGTATACACTACGGAAAACCTATAGATGTACGCCCATATTATAAAATGGCCGATCAAAACAAGGCTGCACAGGAGCTCACAAAAGATTCACATCAAGCCCTACTTCCATTAGTAACCAACATCGATGATGAAGAAAATTATGATGAAATCCTAAAAAAGCTAATTGCTACAGGTGCAGATTTAAGCAATCCTGAAGAATGTAATCCAATTATTCAAGAAATTGAAAACGGAGAAAACCCTAAACTTATTCGTAAGATTAAGGGCCCTGGTATTATCAATAAAATCATCTTCCCTTTTGCATTAATCAACAATTGGGCAGCGGTTCTCATTTGGAAAAAGATAAAACCCACATTCAAAGACCCTGCTTGGCATGGGCCTATTAAGTATGCATTAGGCCTTACCGTGGCTCCCCTTATGTATATTCTTCAAACCATACTTGTAACCCTATTTGCTGGCTGGATATGGGGACTTATCTACCTCTTTTTATCCATGGTCACCGTTCATTCTTTGAGAATCGGGCAAAGTGCTACTCGGCTTTCTTTTCATTCCTAA
- a CDS encoding bile acid:sodium symporter family protein, producing MDTSIDNAQLNFNNDNLWVLNIILAVVMFGVALGLKISDFQNVLKAPKPVILGLISQFILLPVLTFALIYIMKPHASIALGMIMIAACPGGNISNFMTQIAGGNSALSVTLTSFATVLSIFFTPFNLQLWGSLYPPTNEILKEVSISPIDVFQTIVLILGFPLVIGMLVRALIPRISEILSKILKPLSILIFIALVAVAFLNNMDLFNKYIDQVIFLVFLHNAIAILSGYHLGKIFGLSREDRRTLGVETGIQNSGLGLLLIFSFFNGLGGMAIVAGWWGIWHIVSGLSLAYIWNRKKVKVPIKA from the coding sequence ATGGATACTTCAATAGATAACGCGCAGTTAAATTTTAATAACGACAATCTCTGGGTGTTGAACATTATTCTTGCAGTAGTAATGTTTGGAGTTGCTCTCGGTCTTAAAATATCTGATTTTCAGAATGTCCTAAAAGCCCCCAAACCTGTCATCCTAGGTCTCATTTCTCAGTTCATCTTATTACCCGTGCTTACGTTTGCACTCATCTACATCATGAAACCGCATGCAAGCATAGCTTTAGGCATGATCATGATCGCTGCTTGTCCAGGAGGAAACATCAGCAACTTTATGACACAAATTGCTGGCGGCAACTCAGCTCTATCGGTAACGCTTACATCCTTTGCCACAGTTCTATCCATTTTTTTCACTCCTTTTAATCTTCAGTTATGGGGTAGTTTGTACCCTCCTACCAATGAAATCCTTAAAGAAGTGAGTATTAGTCCGATTGATGTATTTCAAACTATAGTTCTTATTCTTGGGTTTCCTTTAGTTATCGGAATGTTGGTAAGGGCTCTGATTCCTAGAATATCTGAGATTCTGAGTAAAATACTGAAGCCTTTGTCTATTCTTATTTTTATAGCTCTTGTTGCCGTGGCTTTTTTGAATAATATGGATTTATTCAATAAGTACATTGATCAGGTTATTTTCTTGGTATTTCTTCATAATGCTATCGCCATTTTAAGCGGATATCACCTTGGAAAGATCTTTGGACTGAGTCGGGAAGACAGAAGGACTTTAGGGGTAGAAACCGGAATTCAAAACTCTGGACTTGGTTTATTACTGATTTTCAGCTTTTTCAATGGCTTGGGTGGAATGGCCATTGTTGCTGGCTGGTGGGGAATCTGGCATATCGTTTCAGGACTAAGTCTTGCCTATATTTGGAACCGCAAAAAAGTAAAAGTTCCGATCAAGGCATGA
- a CDS encoding DUF3570 domain-containing protein, translating into MGVTRQIIFLAILVISTLGASAQMDADTAKTPRQSKLDALFSFYGQDGKHSAVTGGKGNENLQVYSVKISGTHKIDSVNTFYLSAGVDIISSASTDSIDFIVSSASRVDQHTSLNIGYSRQLNKQLSVGAIFSLSLESDYFSRGGEVWFDYLRKDQRAAASLNLSAYFDDLRWGRLQPPYIIEARNLIYPGELRDSAWFDIHHRNSYNISGSYRYDLNKRMSLSIFPSYSYQEGLLSTPFHRMYFADKVLPEVENLPRTKHMGVLGIQLNSFIGGKFILRSYAQYYMDDFGLTSTSIKLETPLKLKPKLSIAPSIRYANQTASDYFKPYREHQSSEEYYTSDHDLSSFWSINPGLSFNFWFGKPETNKWQVQKLSLRYSYYQREDGLKAHIISTYFGLDRVKSRK; encoded by the coding sequence GTGGGTGTAACTAGACAAATAATCTTTTTGGCAATTTTGGTTATAAGCACTTTGGGGGCTTCAGCCCAAATGGATGCCGACACAGCAAAAACTCCGCGACAATCTAAGTTAGACGCTTTGTTTTCATTTTATGGACAAGATGGAAAACATTCGGCAGTGACCGGTGGCAAAGGCAACGAAAACCTACAGGTGTATAGTGTAAAAATTAGCGGCACCCATAAAATCGATTCGGTAAATACTTTTTATCTAAGTGCTGGAGTGGACATTATCAGCTCAGCATCAACGGATAGTATTGACTTTATAGTTTCATCAGCTTCGCGGGTTGATCAGCATACAAGTTTAAATATCGGCTATTCTCGGCAGCTGAATAAGCAATTGAGCGTAGGTGCTATTTTTTCGCTTTCGCTGGAATCTGATTATTTTTCAAGAGGTGGTGAAGTTTGGTTTGATTATCTCCGAAAAGACCAGAGAGCAGCAGCTAGCCTAAACCTTAGCGCCTATTTTGACGACCTACGTTGGGGGCGTTTGCAGCCTCCCTATATTATCGAAGCTCGAAACCTTATTTACCCGGGTGAGCTTAGAGATAGCGCGTGGTTCGACATTCACCACCGGAATTCTTATAATATATCAGGAAGCTACCGCTACGATTTGAATAAGAGAATGAGTCTGAGTATTTTCCCTTCGTACAGTTATCAAGAGGGGCTTTTATCTACTCCTTTTCATAGAATGTACTTTGCAGACAAAGTGTTACCAGAAGTGGAAAACCTACCAAGGACAAAGCACATGGGTGTTTTAGGTATTCAACTCAATTCCTTTATTGGTGGGAAATTCATTCTTCGCTCCTATGCTCAGTATTACATGGATGATTTTGGCTTGACCAGCACCTCAATAAAACTAGAAACACCCTTAAAACTGAAACCAAAGCTTTCTATTGCTCCTTCTATCAGGTATGCAAATCAAACCGCAAGTGATTATTTTAAACCTTATCGTGAACACCAATCTAGCGAAGAATACTACACTTCTGATCATGACCTTTCCTCTTTTTGGTCCATCAATCCAGGGCTTAGTTTTAACTTTTGGTTTGGAAAACCCGAAACAAACAAATGGCAGGTTCAAAAACTATCGCTTCGATACTCTTACTATCAAAGAGAAGACGGATTGAAGGCCCATATCATTTCCACTTACTTTGGGCTTGATAGGGTAAAATCCAGAAAGTAA
- a CDS encoding DUF4266 domain-containing protein: MNKLAPILLIILTLLSAACTSVKPYQRSYLNDASMQSGNLEIETFEQGVFNYREGAMGSGTKKGKGGCGCN; encoded by the coding sequence TTGAATAAACTTGCACCTATACTGCTTATCATCCTTACGCTTCTAAGTGCAGCTTGCACAAGCGTAAAGCCCTACCAGCGCTCCTATCTAAATGATGCGAGTATGCAATCAGGAAATTTAGAAATAGAGACTTTTGAGCAAGGTGTTTTCAATTATAGAGAGGGCGCAATGGGCAGTGGCACCAAAAAAGGAAAAGGCGGCTGTGGGTGTAACTAG
- a CDS encoding FAD:protein FMN transferase: protein MRLYWFIILQLTFLLGFANNSSKPTLLIFSGSDWCIPCINFEKNVLSKEAFIVYGKENLEIVKADFPQHKKQDKELVSKNEELADKYNPNGVFPLALLLDENGKIISHIKTHITSPQELIKQIEAALPKVTLKEYSKKVLLMGSSFEFTIVCEDENRAEYLLNASIDEVKRIEALISEWDSTSVVSEINRQSGISPVAVSEEVYQLFDRSRTLSELTHGAFDISFRGIHLYDFDKKEHSTFPDSVSIAEAIKSVNYKNISLRPQGKIMLTQKGMAVGFGASGKGYAADKVKQMLQQEGISAGVINASGDLCTWGSRPNGEPWRVGITDPDNSTKVLYWLPIENSAVATSGSYEKYFTYKGKRYAHIINPHTGFPVTDKKSVSVFSQSAELSDAMATALFVMPINKGLQLLESLPQVTAIIIDSEGKVHHSKKLELIE from the coding sequence ATGCGCCTGTACTGGTTTATAATCTTACAACTCACATTTCTATTAGGCTTCGCCAATAATAGCTCCAAGCCCACCCTACTCATATTTTCAGGCAGTGATTGGTGCATTCCCTGCATTAATTTTGAAAAAAATGTGCTTAGCAAAGAGGCTTTTATAGTTTATGGAAAGGAAAATCTAGAAATCGTAAAAGCGGATTTCCCTCAACATAAAAAACAAGACAAGGAGCTGGTTTCTAAAAATGAAGAGCTGGCGGATAAATACAATCCTAACGGAGTTTTCCCTTTAGCTCTGCTCCTTGATGAAAATGGAAAAATCATTTCTCACATTAAAACCCATATTACTTCCCCTCAAGAATTGATAAAGCAAATTGAAGCAGCTTTGCCAAAAGTTACCCTTAAAGAATACAGCAAGAAAGTATTGTTAATGGGTAGTAGCTTTGAATTTACGATAGTGTGTGAAGATGAAAACAGAGCAGAGTACTTGCTGAATGCATCCATTGATGAAGTAAAGAGAATTGAAGCCCTTATTTCGGAATGGGACTCTACGTCTGTTGTTTCTGAAATAAACAGACAAAGCGGTATTTCGCCAGTAGCCGTAAGCGAAGAAGTGTACCAGCTTTTTGACCGAAGTCGCACTCTGAGTGAACTTACGCATGGCGCCTTTGACATTTCCTTTAGAGGAATCCATCTTTATGATTTTGACAAAAAAGAGCATTCTACTTTCCCCGATAGCGTTTCCATTGCTGAAGCGATAAAAAGTGTAAACTATAAAAATATTAGCCTCAGACCTCAAGGCAAAATTATGCTTACGCAAAAGGGAATGGCTGTTGGTTTTGGTGCTTCCGGAAAAGGCTATGCAGCTGACAAAGTGAAGCAAATGCTGCAACAAGAAGGCATAAGTGCTGGTGTGATAAATGCCAGCGGAGACCTTTGTACTTGGGGAAGCCGTCCAAATGGAGAGCCCTGGCGTGTTGGCATCACCGACCCAGATAATTCTACAAAAGTGCTTTACTGGTTACCTATTGAAAATTCAGCTGTAGCCACATCCGGGAGCTATGAAAAGTACTTTACCTACAAAGGAAAAAGATACGCACACATCATTAATCCACACACGGGTTTTCCGGTAACGGATAAAAAAAGTGTATCCGTTTTTAGCCAAAGTGCAGAACTTTCAGATGCCATGGCTACTGCGCTTTTTGTAATGCCTATAAATAAAGGCCTTCAACTTTTAGAAAGCCTTCCTCAAGTGACGGCCATTATTATTGATTCCGAAGGGAAAGTACATCACTCCAAAAAGCTTGAACTCATTGAATAA
- a CDS encoding cation diffusion facilitator family transporter, with translation MPEKLPNKKAEKTAYLSIAGNAALALVKGITGYFGNSYALIADAIESSADVFSSIMVLFGIKYANRPPDENHPYGHGRAEPLITFLVVGFLVASATIIAYESIENIRTPHLAPEPYTLIVLAVVIILKEVFYRIVNNQSKKSHSSSLKADAWHHRSDAITSLMAFIGISIALIFGPGYETADDWAALLASGIILFNAYLILRPALGEIMDEQLYDDLVEKIRTLSATVEGVRNTEKCFVRKTGMTYHVDLHAIVDAQITVAEGHHISHLLKDKLMHELPELADVLVHIEPDDYNLEV, from the coding sequence TTGCCTGAAAAGCTCCCAAACAAAAAAGCCGAAAAAACTGCTTATCTCAGTATTGCAGGAAATGCAGCTTTAGCTTTGGTAAAGGGTATTACCGGTTATTTTGGCAATTCTTATGCGCTTATTGCGGATGCAATTGAATCCTCTGCCGATGTGTTTTCATCCATCATGGTTTTGTTTGGAATAAAGTATGCTAACCGCCCACCGGATGAAAACCACCCTTATGGACATGGCCGTGCTGAACCGCTTATTACATTTTTAGTAGTCGGATTTTTGGTAGCATCTGCAACCATCATTGCTTATGAAAGTATCGAAAACATAAGAACACCACATTTGGCACCAGAGCCATACACGCTGATTGTGCTTGCTGTGGTTATTATTCTCAAAGAAGTCTTTTATAGAATTGTAAATAATCAAAGTAAAAAGTCGCACAGCTCTTCTCTCAAAGCTGATGCCTGGCACCACCGTAGCGATGCCATCACTTCTCTTATGGCTTTTATAGGAATTAGCATTGCGCTTATTTTTGGCCCCGGCTATGAAACTGCTGATGATTGGGCTGCTTTGCTGGCTTCCGGAATTATTCTATTCAATGCCTACCTCATTCTTCGTCCCGCTTTGGGCGAAATAATGGACGAACAACTTTATGATGATTTGGTAGAAAAAATCAGGACTTTATCTGCTACTGTGGAGGGAGTGCGAAATACTGAAAAATGTTTTGTTCGCAAAACCGGAATGACCTACCATGTAGATCTTCACGCCATTGTAGATGCTCAAATTACGGTTGCTGAAGGGCATCACATATCTCATCTCTTAAAAGATAAATTGATGCATGAGTTGCCGGAACTTGCCGATGTACTAGTGCACATTGAGCCTGATGATTACAATTTAGAAGTCTGA
- a CDS encoding amidohydrolase family protein → MKTPFALLCSKMLLWCLALVFMLSCRTTITIDYPELIDDIREDTLLVIRNVDVFTGEGEELLRGYDVFIDGERIAKMQPSSSLETGNYKVIDGTGKTLLPGFIDTHVHVMSGGSSPWAKIGPSPVHNLHAWLFSGITTIYDLGGAAEITKPLQEGVRDNTIYGPDIYFTAAPVTVKGSHPIPALKELNPWPARSFITSNLNIIKKPEDAKKIIEGLVEQNVDYIKLICDELPPGSPFMAEELMKPLMEEAHNQGLKVLVHIGSVENALAAARAGADVLAHAVYRDKLSDADVKFLKEKGVKMIFTISGFENIDAMYTQKYKPKPFDTLTTPEPILGPVTGDNASEMKEAPVMFGLAKAIHHYIGDYEQNFDLLQKYKIPFLVGTDSPNYGAYPGSSLHQEMQTLVKYGYTEAEVLRAATSDAALMFLDKPDFGIIKEGNLANVVLLDANPLEDIENTQKINLVIKRGQVVDRTFEK, encoded by the coding sequence ATGAAAACTCCTTTTGCTCTTCTCTGTTCCAAGATGCTCCTATGGTGCTTGGCATTGGTTTTTATGCTCAGCTGCCGAACCACAATCACTATTGACTATCCTGAATTAATTGATGATATCCGGGAGGACACTTTGTTGGTAATTAGAAATGTAGATGTATTTACAGGCGAGGGAGAGGAGCTCCTACGAGGTTATGATGTTTTTATAGACGGTGAGCGCATTGCTAAAATGCAGCCTAGCTCAAGTTTAGAGACCGGAAATTATAAAGTGATAGACGGCACGGGAAAAACTTTGCTTCCGGGCTTTATTGATACACATGTACATGTAATGTCTGGTGGAAGTTCGCCTTGGGCAAAAATTGGCCCCAGTCCGGTTCACAATTTGCACGCTTGGCTTTTTTCAGGTATTACTACAATTTATGATTTGGGAGGCGCAGCCGAAATTACCAAACCACTACAGGAAGGAGTAAGGGATAACACCATTTATGGCCCAGACATTTACTTTACCGCAGCTCCCGTTACCGTAAAAGGTAGCCATCCCATACCAGCGCTTAAAGAGTTGAACCCTTGGCCGGCAAGAAGTTTTATTACAAGCAATCTCAATATTATTAAGAAACCGGAAGATGCTAAGAAAATCATTGAAGGTTTGGTGGAACAGAACGTAGATTACATAAAATTGATTTGTGATGAACTTCCTCCTGGTTCGCCCTTTATGGCTGAAGAGCTTATGAAACCTTTAATGGAGGAGGCTCATAATCAAGGGCTAAAAGTACTGGTTCATATAGGTTCGGTAGAAAATGCCTTGGCTGCTGCCAGAGCTGGGGCAGACGTCCTAGCCCACGCGGTGTATCGCGATAAACTTAGTGATGCAGATGTGAAGTTTTTAAAGGAGAAAGGAGTGAAAATGATTTTTACTATTTCTGGTTTTGAAAATATTGACGCTATGTATACTCAAAAATACAAGCCAAAACCTTTTGATACATTGACTACCCCAGAGCCAATTCTTGGCCCTGTAACTGGAGACAATGCCTCTGAGATGAAAGAAGCACCTGTGATGTTTGGTTTGGCCAAAGCTATTCATCATTATATTGGTGATTATGAGCAAAATTTTGATTTGCTACAGAAGTATAAAATCCCCTTTTTGGTGGGAACGGATAGTCCAAACTATGGGGCTTACCCAGGAAGTAGTTTACATCAGGAAATGCAAACTTTGGTAAAATACGGCTACACCGAAGCTGAAGTTTTACGAGCAGCTACATCAGATGCTGCTCTTATGTTTTTGGATAAACCTGACTTTGGAATTATCAAAGAAGGGAATTTGGCCAATGTGGTTTTATTGGATGCCAATCCTTTGGAAGATATTGAGAATACTCAAAAGATAAATTTGGTGATAAAGCGGGGGCAAGTGGTGGATAGGACTTTTGAGAAATAG
- a CDS encoding CAP domain-containing protein, translating to MVNILLLAFSTLFLPQVETPANEKYYDLTAEEFFALAETQQTIDPQKLDKELLEAAVFFASNEARDDKRKSIFSHSPILQQSSRFHSDYLLNLGTLNHLNNKDKKYKTPMMRIDAFGGNFNASAENLARLAVIDFGKDQSYLIDKGGVFLDKNNKPIPMHTYASLARKVVDGWMHSKGHRQNLMGDYNYLGCGVSSIVKITDGVPEIYFTQNFGKK from the coding sequence ATGGTAAACATTCTTCTATTAGCATTTTCAACCCTATTTCTACCCCAGGTAGAAACACCTGCTAATGAGAAGTATTATGACTTGACTGCTGAAGAGTTTTTTGCTTTGGCAGAAACTCAACAAACCATAGATCCCCAAAAATTAGACAAGGAATTACTGGAAGCTGCAGTGTTTTTTGCTTCAAATGAAGCAAGAGATGATAAACGAAAATCTATATTCTCTCACTCTCCTATACTCCAGCAAAGCTCAAGATTTCATTCAGATTATCTTTTGAATTTAGGCACGCTGAACCATCTCAACAACAAAGACAAAAAGTATAAAACGCCCATGATGCGTATTGATGCTTTTGGTGGAAATTTTAACGCTTCTGCTGAAAACCTCGCAAGGTTGGCTGTAATTGATTTTGGTAAAGATCAATCCTATCTTATTGATAAAGGAGGCGTATTTCTGGATAAAAACAACAAGCCCATTCCCATGCACACTTATGCTTCGTTGGCACGAAAAGTGGTAGATGGATGGATGCATAGCAAAGGGCATCGACAAAACCTGATGGGCGATTACAACTATTTGGGTTGTGGTGTGTCATCCATTGTAAAAATAACTGACGGTGTACCTGAGATATACTTTACACAAAATTTTGGCAAAAAATAA